Proteins encoded in a region of the Macrobrachium nipponense isolate FS-2020 chromosome 39, ASM1510439v2, whole genome shotgun sequence genome:
- the LOC135210457 gene encoding uncharacterized protein LOC135210457 yields MALKLNINLVTPNMFNNSAGFGDWFALPMLAVLILFILFTGCDFSSFTGGRNVVNNLPETKDSYKEEIENFRVEQKDKIEVLEFENNQLKKVVLAQTKAMHQRNSDIESLIKLLKGILPKGMNSGEEKEGEGEGDSPKDDARLERLHHLILEMSSEMAGLRLDIEEKVDTISKLNGEVSRREKVIEELAEEIQRKDKRHREMENRLATANEKIVVLQRKLLNEQNKTELLEKGPAEKDNKIESLICNVLRPVNGKEQTSEELKELRGEVAAANAKIDRLQEDNCLKEKRLSEVERRLEYLASKFEERSTEAEKLKMEGQEERLKEERHSQETELSEISAPFHQSLFRTELVIELGRLTEQLGKDKERLIQFTRMGRHLETLGQLQSSETNDSLKSIIECLSGKELEEVLRSMDADMLSLSETIDHLLKLLPQEYTKKRAAATQMIAELQKQKRLLGYKRKDMVMKVHLDTHIHVLNRARGKDIQIQMDKILECMCQTKPAAEEVNIPENNVLPAATQEEEILFDRKYAKDELISTQSEVLATKEETSSIPSEVLGTPKTITTSQAAPIVVENICPTTQVGPVVPKDFCLIPEAAPIVQEEIVITKEGDAFHVEGAATQEEEILFDRKYATDELISTQSEVLATKEETSSIPSEVLGTPKTITTSQAAPIVVENVCPSTKAGPGVPKDFCLIPEAAPIVQEEIVITVEEDAFHVEGAATQEEEILFDRKYATDELISTQSEVLATKEETSSIPSEVLGTPKIVTTSQAAPIVVENVCPSTKTGPVVPKDLCIIPEAAPIIQEEIVITKESDAFQVEGAATQEEEILFDRKYATDELISTQSEVLVTEEETSSIPSEVLGTPKTVTTSQAAPIVVENVCPTTQVGPVVPKDLWLNPEAAPIVQEEILITKERDAFQVEEAAFSGDEQALSNEREAFNMERLAHIREKEVFAAEREAFHKNKEKFDGDKNALQREMAIFYREKEAFDKEKAEFCKERVEFEKVKESIYRREQVAIECMESLEKIRLEMQIRENMICNVKNEREVQMEQKIEELEDVIEQQHMMLQKCETTKCELLQVLFNAGLADKEIVQQILNETKRQFKIT; encoded by the coding sequence ATGGCtttaaaattgaatattaatcTTGTTACACCTAATATGTTTAATAATAGCGCCGGATTCGGCGATTGGTTCGCACTGCCGATGTTAGCAGTGTtgattctctttattttgtttaccgGATGCGATTTCTCCTCCTTCACTGGAGGAAGGAACGTTGTAAATAACCTGCCTGAAACGAAGGATTCATACAAGGAGGAAATCGAGAACTTCAGAGTTGAACAGAAGGATAAAATTGAAGTTCTCGAATTTGAAAATAACCAATTAAAGAAAGTGGTCCTGGCTCAGACTAAAGCGATGCATCAAAGGAACAGCGACATCGAATCGCTGATTAAACTCTTGAAAGGAATACTACCTAAGGGCATGAATTCaggagaagaaaaggaaggcGAAGGCGAAGGTGACAGTCCGAAAGATGATGCTAGGCTCGAGCGTCTTCACCACTTGATTCTTGAGATGAGCAGCGAGATGGCGGGACTCCGATTGGATATTGAAGAAAAAGTCGACACAATTAGCAAGCTGAATGGGGAAGTTTCCCGGCGAGAGAAGGTTATTGAAGAACTGGCCGAAGAAATCCAAAGGAAGGACAAGAGACATCGAGAAATGGAAAATCGGCTCGCGACGGCTAATGAGAAGATAGTCGTGTTGCAACGCAAGCTCTTGAacgaacaaaataaaacagagtTGCTGGAAAAGGGGCCAGCAGAGAAGGATAACAAAATCGAATCTCTGATATGTAACGTGCTTAGGCCCGTGAATGGAAAGGAGCAGACTTCGGAGGAATTGAAAGAACTGAGAGGAGAAGTGGCTGCGGCAAATGCCAAGATTGACAGACTTCAGGAGGACAACTGCCTGAAGGAGAAACGTCTCTCAGAGGTAGAAAGACGACTGGAATACCTGGCTAGCAAATTCGAGGAGAGGAGTACAGAAGCAGAGAAGCTGAAGATGGAGGGACAGGAAGAGAGACTTAAGGAAGAGAGGCACTCTCAAGAAACAGAATTGAGCGAGATCAGTGCCCCGTTCCACCAAAGTCTCTTCAGAACAGAATTGGTAATCGAGTTAGGAAGACTTACGGAACAACTGGGTAAGGACAAGGAAAGGCTAATTCAATTCACACGTATGGGAAGACACTTAGAAACGCTGGGGCAATTGCAGAGCTCTGAAACAAATGACAGTTTAAAAAGCATCATTGAATGCCTCAGTGGCAAAGAGTTAGAAGAGGTTCTAAGGTCAATGGACGCAGATATGCTGAGTTTAAGTGAAACGATTGATCACCTCTTGAAACTGCTGCCCCAAGAGTATACCAAGAAAAGGGCGGCTGCCACGCAAATGATTGCTGAGCTTCAAAAACAGAAGAGGCTCCTTGGGTACAAGAGGAAAGATATGGTCATGAAAGTACATCTTGATACTCACATCCACGTCCTTAACAGAGCGCGAGGAAAAGATATTCAAATCCAGATGGATAAGATTCTCGAATGTATGTGTCAAACAAAACCTGCCGCTGAAGAGGTCAATATTCCAGAGAACAATGTCCTACCAGCAGCTACCCAGGAGGAAGAAATCCTCTTTGATCGAAAATATGCTAAAGATGAGCTTATTTCCACTCAGTCGGAGGTCCTAGCCACCAAAGAAGAAACCTCCAGTATTCCAAGTGAAGTCCTGGGAACACCCAAAACAATTACCACTTCCCAGGCTGCACCAATTGTTGTAGAAAATATCTGTCCCACTACCCAGGTAGGCCCAGTTGTTCCAAAAGACTTCTGTCTCATTCCTGAGGCTGCGCCAATTGTTCAAGAAGAGATAGTCATCACAAAAGAAGGGGATGCCTTCCACGTAGAGGGAGCAGCTACCCAGGAGGAAGAAATCCTCTTTGATCGAAAATATGCAACAGATGAGCTTATTTCCACTCAGTCGGAGGTCCTAGCCACCAAAGAAGAAACCTCCAGTATTCCAAGTGAAGTCCTGGGAACACCCAAAACAATTACCACTTCCCAGGCTGCACCGATTGTTGTAGAAAACGTCTGTCCCAGTACCAAGGCAGGCCCAGGTGTTCCAAAAGACTTCTGTCTCATTCCTGAGGCTGCGCCAATTGTTCAAGAAGAGATAGTCATCACGGTAGAAGAGGATGCCTTCCATGTAGAAGGAGCAGCTACCCAGGAGGAAGAAATCCTCTTTGATCGAAAATATGCTACAGATGAGCTTATTTCCACTCAGTCGGAGGTCCTAGCCACCAAAGAAGAAACCTCCAGTATTCCAAGTGAAGTCCTGGGAACACCCAAAATAGTTACCACTTCCCAGGCTGCACCGATTGTTGTAGAAAACGTCTGTCCCAGTACCAAGACAGGCCCAGTTGTTCCAAAAGACCTCTGTATCATTCCTGAGGCTGCGCCAATTATTCAAGAGGAGATAGTCATCACGAAAGAAAGTGATGCCTTCCAAGTAGAGGGAGCAGCTACCCAGGAGGAAGAAATCCTCTTTGATCGAAAATATGCTACTGATGAGCTTATTTCCACTCAGTCGGAGGTACTAGTCACCGAAGAAGAAACCTCCAGTATTCCAAGTGAAGTCCTGGGAACACCCAAAACAGTTACCACTTCCCAGGCTGCACCGATTGTTGTAGAAAACGTCTGTCCCACTACCCAGGTTGGCCCAGTTGTTCCAAAAGACCTTTGGCTCAATCCTGAGGCTGCACCAATCGTTCAAGAAGAGATACTCATCACGAAAGAAAGGGATGCCTTCCAGGTAGAGGAAGCAGCCTTCAGTGGGGATGAACAAGCACTCAGTAATGAAAGAGAGGCCTTTAATATGGAGAGGTTGGCCCATATTAGGGAGAAAGAAGTCTTTGCTGCAGAAAGAGAAGCCTtccacaaaaacaaagaaaaatttgatGGGGACAAGAATGCTTTACAAAGAGAGATGGCAATTTTCTACAGAGAAAAGGAAGCATTTGATAAGGAGAAAGCAGAGTTTTGTAAAGAGAGAGTAGAGTTTGAAAAGGTAAAGGAATCTATTTACAGAAGGGAACAAGTGGCGATTGAGTGCATGGAGAGCCTAGAAAAAATAAGATTGGAAATGCAGATAAGGGAAAATATGATATGTAACGTGAAAAACGAGAGGGAAGTCCAGATGGAGCAAAAGATTGAGGAACTTGAAGATGTCATTGAACAACAACATATGATGCTCCAAAAATGTGAGACCACGAAATGTGAGCTTTTACAAGTATTATTCAATGCAGGTTTAGCAGATAAAGAGATAGTGCAACAAATTTTGAATGAGACAAAGCGTCAattcaaaataacataa